The Musa acuminata AAA Group cultivar baxijiao chromosome BXJ2-5, Cavendish_Baxijiao_AAA, whole genome shotgun sequence genomic interval GGTGCGAATAATCTGCGATTGCCTTGCCGAACCGGCCAAGATTTACCACGACGAGAAGCTCCAATTGACATTACCTTGTGCGGTTCTACCCTCAGAGCATCACATGGTTGTCCCTTGCAATATATGGAGACAATGAACTCCATTTCCTCACTGGTTCTGGCTGTGGTGGTGAATGGAAGTGGCAAGGAGGATGATGACGATGCTGAGCCAGGGCGGCGGAACAGGCTTTGGGGGCTCGTCGTATGCCATAACCAGAGCCCGAGGTTTGTTCCTTTCCCCTTGAGATATGCGTGCTAGTTTTTGATGCTAGTGTTTGCCATCTGTGTCAGCAAGGAGTGTGAATCGGAGAACCTTGTGCACGAAAACTACAACACATAGTGCGGACTCGGACACTCCTCTGCGATTTGCTGCTCCAGAAAACTTCTCTGGTGGGCATAGGAACTCAAGAGTCCCAGTATCATGGATCTAGTGAAATGTGATGGTGTTGCACTTCTTTACCGGTGGATTCATGAATGAAGTTATATATGGTGACAGTCTTAGGCTTCAACGAATACTCGCTGATTTCTTGCTTGCGTCTGTGGAGTCCTGGTGAGGTTGGACACTAACGACAGCTTCTCACTCCCAAGTAAAGCCGAGAATAGGAATCTTTCTTGACAGCACAGATTCCTATCAGAGCATGTCAAGGTCTAAAATTGGATGTCGGAACGGGTCGATAACAACAAAAATTCGGTGCCGATCTTAGTTCTTTTGTTTCAGAATAACACATACCGGCAACGGAGTGCCGGAAGATCTGCTCGCTGAAATGTCGGGACGCAGCGAGGACCCGTCCGAGGAGGGCATTAGCCTTGTCGTTTGTAGGAAACTGCTGAGGCTCATGAACGGAGACGTGCGATACATCATGGAAAGTCGGCTTTCATCATCACTGTCGAGCTTGCTTCTGCTCCCAAGTCCGGAGGCACGAGGCATACGGCGGCGCCGGTGGAAGTCATGTTTGTGACTGCTGTCGCTAGATCGGCGGCGGTTATCCTTTGTTCTCTACTATTGTGTGGATAGAGCAGCCTATGGAGTTGTCAGTGCAAAATATAGAATGTGTTAGGAGTGATGGTATGTTTTTTCTGATGCTTGTCCTTTGTTCATGACACTGAAGTATGAACGTCGATGAAACTGAAGATTATACAACGACAATGGTCTTAGTTTGCATGCAATCTCACCTAATTTCGATTCCATTGATTTGCTCCTGTGATCTCTTCTTGTCGTACATCATGATAGAAATATAGCAATGGTTTGTGGTATTGTTTCATGTTCCCACTTCATTTTCAGCAGACCAATTCAAAATGATAAATCATATGATTTTAGTTTTTCAGGATAAACTTATaagttcatcataaaaaaagatataaattaaTTTGAAAGTCAATAAGTCTAATATGTGCATTTCCCAAAGTTTGTTGTTGGAGAATTTAGGTATTCAGTTCACACATTTTGTTTGCTAGCACACGAAACACGGATCAGACTTGCACACCGGCATCCACGGAACGAGCAGTGCGTTCGGTCGGACGTGATAGGCCACTAGATCAGCCTCAGAGTTTGGTCAACGGTGCAGGTAagtggaagaagaaggagaggcaAAAGCCGCCATCCATGTCAACGCACTTGTTAATGACGCAGATCGACGGCCGACCCGGCGGCCAACGTGGGACGAAGAGTAAAAGAATGACTCGGATTTGTTTCCTAGGTTTGGaactgatgaggataataatggcgacaagactcaGGCTGACGTCAGCCTCAGATGATGCCTCACGCCTTGATTGACCCGACAACACATGGTCAAACGAACCGGAATGCCGGCCGAGGTGCATTAATGACCTACTCAGGCTCGGCCCTCCACACCACGCCAacgccagtgtcagacgctatcaggagTACGAGTCTGCCCCCTACAAGCGGGCACAATAAGCttctctataaatacccttgcatacTAAACGGGAAAGGGGGGAAGAAAGACACACAAAACAGACCTCTTCACATCACTTGACTTGAttgttggaggggtcgggccgagttccgacccgacctgtgtgcaggtatgaAGATCGAGCCACCTCTTTGCCAACGTCGTGGAGAGGGACCCTTCCTCGTAGGACGTCCCGGTGAGCCCCGACGTTGCCCGATCCACTCTGCCACCCCCATCGGCAACCCCGAAAGACCTTCCGCAGGATCCTCGCCATTCGAACCTGAAACGAGCCGTGTCGGCCCCAAGGCCATGGCGTAAAGTTGTTTACACGAACAGGAACACGTCACATCGATCCGTCCGAGATGACAGTGGGAGGTGTGttagaaatattataataatgAATCTagtcaaaaaaatttataataataatataataataataatatcgtaaattttaattgtttaggattgattatgtgaatcttttatctaaaaaattatatattttaattaaatttataatatttagatatttatttataattttattatttatttattattaattatttaattattttatttttttactatcaAATCTAAAGgtcttattatcttttttttcttatataattatttatgaataattttttttatcttttcaaataacttcacacacacacacacacatatatatataagattatatgcgaatttgatttaaaattttaaactttgaaaaatataatttaaattaactcGATCAGTAATTGATGACGATAAAATTATCCTCCCATAACATCTCACTTAAATATTTCCAATTAAACGTCCATAGTTGCACTCGTCTAACTCGAATAATGGCGACGACCCTACTGCTGCATGCGTGCATTGATCGTCCCATCCTTAAGGTAATGAGTGCTATCATGTTCACTTCGTTCTGTCCACAACTTCCGCACAGTTTGACTTCTCTTATTTCTTTTGACGTAGGATGAGTGATTGACAATTGACAAGTGGGGAGTCTTTGGCATTTCTCTTCTCCTATTTTTATGTCTGTCATCAGCACAGTGGACTTCTATTTTGATTAATGAGCTTCGTTCATTAGCACTTGCAGCAAAGTCTAGCTTTAGAAGGATTACATACAAAGTTCCCTCTCAGATCATATATTTGGCCTAATGCCCAATAAATTAAGGAATTAGTTTTGAGgttttctaattaaaaaaaaggatTATGTACTCTACAACTACATATGTTTTTAATAAGGAGTCACGATAACTATTAAAATCAAGTAGAGTTAATCTATGTGAAtgataatatgaaatcaattatattggGTCCAAATTTTGATTGGTTAATAAGATAACAAGATGTTGACATAATCATTTGATATAATTTTAGTTTATTTGGTCGATATTGATTTCATTCAACGTATCATAGGTAGGGCCAATTGCAATGAAAAATAATACTTTATGAACTTGCTTGTCAATGCTTAGCTTTGGATCATTTTATCACTATAAGTGTGCTTACAACAACTCATCACATATATGTATGTTTACTGTATAAAAGAATATTTCATTGATATTAGTATAATCTAAATAAATAAAGTCAAaagctaatttttttttatatagagaaaaatattttttttttctttttataaagaTAAGTGAAGATTACAAGAttcaattaaaaaatttatatcgttttattattttctttgattaacaaaaaaattaaataatagatATATCATTGGGAATCGAGTCAAAGGATAAGCTAAAAGTCGTAATGGTAATAATTGCTACGTAATCTTATTATTATGTAACCATAGAACGGCGAGTTGACGAAAGGTGGCGAGGCGATAAAGGGAAACGGTGGGCGCTATAAATGAcgaagtggaggaagaagaggcgggCAAGTTTTGGTTACCGCTTACCGCTTTCTGCGCTTCGCTCTTCCAGCGCTCGTTTGGTCGCTGGGAAGACAACAAGAGCAACGTAAGATCGCCATGGCGACATCGAGCGTGTGTCCGGCGCCGATGACGGCGACGTCGAACGGGTCGTGGGACGGGGATAACCCGCTGCACCACTCGCTGCCGCTCATCATCCTCCAGATCTGCCTCGTCCTCGTCGTCACCCGCTCCCTCGCCTTCCTCCTCCGGCCGCTTCGCCAGCCCCGCGTCGTCGCCGAGATCATCGTAAGCCCCGTCGATCCCTCTCTCTGTCTTTGCTCGTTCCGCTCCTCCCGCTTGGCTGAGGGAACTTCTCCCCCAGTTGCGGTGCCGAGTTTCCTGATTCCAAACCCTAATCCTTCCAGTAACGGAGTCGATTCCGTGGGAAACGAACCTCCAGTCCAAGAGCATGTGGTGTTGGGAGTGGGATTTGGGACCGGAAACAGGGGCGGGGCATTTCGTAGGAAGCTTCAGATCGAATTCCACCGATTTGACATAGAAAGAAAGAATTGCAACCAATACATTCGCACTCCATACAAGTTCGTTTTTTAGATCTTTAGGAGAAGAGATAAGGTTCGTCCTCTTGATCTGTTCCCATTCGCCTTACCATTTACTTAGACTTTTAATTTGGTTGCCCCAATCGCAATTTGACTTGCGAGGACACGATTTCGATTTGGATAGTTACAGAGCAGAACAAACGAGACCAGTTGATGGTAATATATGGTGACAAGCGTAGATAGATCAACCAAATTCAAACACATCGTGTGAATGGTAGGAAAAAACACGTCTTTTATATCTGTCCCCATTTATCCAGTTCTATATGGTTCATAGTGACGGTAGAACTACGGATGCATGACGGTCACGGCCGCCGCCACTTTGGAATGTGGTTGATTTCCACCACAGTGTTAGCGCTCTGTTCGTGTGATGGTACTAACTCTTGAATCGTGTTGCAGGGGGGGATACTTCTTGGGCCATCAGCGCTTGGCCGCAGCAAGAGGTTCACGGACAATGTGTTCCCCAAGCAGGGCATGACGGTGCTCGACACGCTGGCCAACATCGgcctccttttcttcctcttcctggtCGGCCTCGAGCTCGACCTTCGATCCATCCGTCGCACCGGCAAAGGGGCCCTGGCTATCGCCATCGCTGGCATCACCCTCCCCTTCGTCCTCGGCATCGGCACCTCCGTTGTCCTCCGACACACCATCGTCGAGGGTGCCCGCCAAGGCCCCTTCCTCGTCTTCATGGGCGTCGCTCTCTCCATCACTGCCTTCCCCGTCCTCGCCCGCATCCTCGCTGAGCTTAGGCTCCTCACCACCGACCTCGGCCGCATGGCCATGTCCGCCGCTGCCGTCAACGACGTGGTCGCCTGGATCCTCCTTGCCCTCGCCATCGCCCTCTCCGGTTCCGGCTCGCCGCTCATATCCCTCTGGGTCCTTCTCACCGGCATCGGCTTCGTCGCCTGCGTGGCCATCTTCCTTCGCCCTGTACTCGCCTGGATGGCCCGGCGCTCGCTGGAGGGCGAGCCCGTGAAGGAGTCCTACGTTTGCGCTACACTCGCCATTGTGCTCGCCGCCGGCTTCGTCACCGACGCCATCGGCATCCACGCCCTATTCGGCGCCTTCATGGTGGGTGTCGTCGTGCCGAAGGACGGGCCCTTCGCGGCGGTGATCATCGAGAAAGTGGAGGACCTTGTTTCCGGCCTCTTTCTCCCGCTCTACTTCGTCTCCAGCGGTCTCAAGACCAACGTCGCCACGATCCGCGGCGCCCGCTCCTGGGGCCTCCTCGTCCTCGTCATCACCAACGCCTGCCTCGGAAAGATTGCCGGCACGGTCGTCGCGTCCCTCATCGTCAAGATCCCCATTCGCGAGGCCTTCACTCTTGGCTTCCTCATGAACACCAAGGGACTCGTCGAGCTCATCGTCCTCAACATCGGGAAGGACCGCAAGGTTTGGTTCACAGTGCACCGTCTCTTTTCGCTGCCTTCGTCCCTCGCTATTTATCTTAACCACCTATCTTTGACACATATATCATACCGACAGGTACTCAACGACGAGACGTTCGCCATCATGGTGCTGATGGCACTGTTCACCACCTTCATCACCACCCCCATCGTCATGGGAATCTACAAACCGGCCCGGAGGGCGGCACCCTACAAGCACCGGACGGTCGAGAGGTCCCACGTGGACAGCGAGCTCCGCGTCCTGGCCTGCTTCCACGGCGTCCGCAACATCCCCACCATTATCAACTTGGTGGAGATCTCCCGCGGCATCCGCCATCGACCCCTCGCCGTGTATGCCCTGCACCTCATGGAGCTCTCGGAGCGCTCATCGGCTATCTCGATGGTACACAAGGCCCGCCGCAACGGCCTTCCCTTCTGGAACCGGCGGGACAATGCCGGCCACATGGTGGTGGCTTTCGAGGCGTACCAGCAGCTCAGTGCCGTCAATATCCGCCCCATGACGGCCATCTACGACCTCGACACCATCCACGAGGATATCGTCGCCAGCGCCTTGCAGAAGCGCGCCGCCCTCATTCTTCTCCCCTTCCATAAGATGCAACAGCTGGACGGCACCCTCGAGTCCGTCGGCCACCCCTACCATCTCATCAACCAGCGCGTGCTCCGCCATGCCCCTTGCTCCGTCGCCATCGTCGTCGACCGCGGTCTCGGCGGCACCGCTCAGGTCTCCTCCAGCGAGGTCTCCTACACCGTCGTGGTCCTCTTCTTCGGCGGCCCGGACGACCGCGAGGCCCTCTCTTATGGTGGGCTCATGGCGGAGCATCCGGGCATCGCACTCACCGTCCTCCGCTTCCTCCCGGCCCCTGTTGAGAACGTGGACCGAAGCGCCGAAGACGAGGCGTGCATTTCCAAGTTCCGGTCTAACTCGCAGTCGTCGGATGGGTCTCTCACGTACGAGGAGTCGGCGGCCGCGGATATGGCTGGGATCATAGCAGCTATCAAGAATCTGGGACGGCGCAATCTCTTCCTAGTGGGTCGGTCCCCGCCGGCGGTTGCCCTGGTCGAGAAGAGCGACTGCCCGGAGCTGGGCCCGGTGGGAAGCTACCTGGTCTCCGCGGAGTTCTCGACCACAGCGTCGGTGCTAATAATACAGCGTTACGATCCTAGCCGGGAAACCTCCAGGCTAGTGGAGCAGGTGGAGGCGGCGGAGGTGGCCGACATGCCTGACACACCGCTGGCTCTCGTGACCCCCGAGCGTTCTCTGCGTGCCTAATGACAGCCAAGGTAGAAGAAGGCGATGGGTTTCTGACTTAGTTCTTTCTCTGTGTTCCTTATTATATACTTAGTTGATTATCTTATCACAAGAATCGTGATCATCAAAGCAAAATAATAAGTTCATTAGATTCTTGAatcaaatttaatatttattaatttaacttaaaaaaataatttatttagaaaAGTAAATCTCTATGTATACAAAGGATATTTTTATTCACAATCCTTTTTTTGTTGTTGTCCTTCTCTCGGAATGACCTCACGAAGCCCATTACCGGTGGGATCCGCTTTCCCTTAGAAGCAATGAGAGAGTTATCAACGAAGAGatgtaatatcttttttttttttaattatttataatatttatagttttaaattattttaatataagaattatttaataatttttatattaaataattttatattaaaaacttATTATTAGTTAACATAAGGAATGTGTCACTTGTGTTTGTCATATTGATGACATCTATGCTTATCATTCGTCTGATGTATGCTTATCACTTTATTATCATTGTGTTAGTTAAATCGTGCCTATCGCTTTATTATCATTGTGTTAGTTAAACCTAAACaaattagagaagaaaacttatcAAATGAAAACCTTAGCTCCAACCCATCTTGGATTAATTCTATACACTTAAGATTAAATTATTCTAAAATAAGTGTTTACGCTCATCCAAcggtaatttttaatttttaatttttcttgattacaAGTATTTTGTAGAGTTTTCCCTTTGCTAATGGTGTTAATCACATTTGAACTATAAATttgttaatttaattttttttaaattttgacctATCTATCTTGTTTtaactataatattttatatagaattctgatttaggcaaaacttatttttttagaaactagacttttatatatttttaatatattacttGAAAGATTTAGAATGTAAATATCTacttaaatatttgtttcattTAATGATTTGGATTCTACAAACTAAAGATAATAGTTTTTAATATCTCTATATTAAATTGTTTGTAACTCTCTATAggtaatttttaatttatagatTCAACCGGAAcaaatttattttcaaattttcctATTTTTGTTTCTATATTTTCAAATTGATCATCCGTAAATATCTATATTTTAGTTATAATTCTGCCTTCAATTGAACCTTATGTGCCTGTTTTAAATCTTGTATATCTTGTTATTAGTTTTTCTTATATCTGAGTTATATAAAAGTTTATGTTTGTCTCTTTATATTTGCACATGTATACTTTTGTTGCACACAATACCATTTTATACTTCGAAGTTTATCGGATAATATGGACTTTTGTCGAAAATGAGAAAGGGAGTTAATGTGTAGAACTTGTAATGCTCTTATCGGCCCTTCATCTAGATGTAGGTGGATGAAGCTACCAAACGTGATAGGCTAATATTAATGGTCAtccaaaaatggatgaatcatgtTATACTATTATCTTGTTTCACCATCTATGTTCTTTTGATATGTTATCCAAAGTACTTATTTATGTGTTCTTATATGTGTTTTGGAAATGAACCAAATAAACGAAATATCAAATATGACACTTGAGCTTATGTTTTATACTTATTTCTTGATATGTTGCTAAATGTTATTTACTTCATTGATATGCTTTTAAATTCTCTTTCCTTTATTTAAGAGTAAAATACTCTTTACTCTATTAATGTACTCCTAAATATTTTTTACTTCATTAATATACTCTTAAATATTCTTTATTTCATTCATATGCTCCTAAATATTCTTTACTCTATTGATATGATCTTAAATGCTCTTTACTAAATGAGTGAAAGAAAATATCAAATATGACTACTCTTGAGCTAATGACTtgtattttgatattgaggagttaATATGTTGCTCTTTGGTCCCTTGTTAAGTATACTTCTAACGAAATGATATCTACGATTCTTATATCTAATGAAATGATAATTATGATTCTTGTATCTAATAAAATGACATTTATAATTTTTGTATCTAATGCAATGACATCTATGATTCTTATATCCATACGTTGAATCTTAATATAAGCTATTATCTTTTCGTCATAGATAAAATGATAATTATGATTCATATGAGCTATTATCTTTTCGttatagatatgttagtcacttgctaagctaTGTAGCTCACattgttattatataaaattttcagattaACTTGTCACTCACTATAATGTTAGGattgggctgagacagtggatGGTAGAAGATTTTGAACAAGTCTTTGATGATTTAACATGATGTTGTTGTATAAAGTATCCTTTtcttgtaatgaaatattgttaACAAATCTGAATTAATATATCTCGTAAAGGTTAAAAGACCTCCGAAATTTTAGAATATTAAATTAAAGTTTTATGATAATAGAGCTTTATATCTATGTATTTTATGATAATAGAGCTTTATATCTATGTATTTTATGATAATAGAGCTTTAAAGCTCCAAGTATATACTGATGTGGCTAATAGAGCTATGATAATTAAAAGAGATATTAAGAAGATTCAAGATATTAGAAGCAAAATCAGAATTTGATAACAAGAGGGTTAAGATATCTAGATTTAGTAAAAAGTCACAacaaaatactaaatcatgtataaaatatgaattaaattatgaaacaagttaatatttttagataattgAAGCATGTGTTGCTCGTGAAAAGTTAGATAATAAAGTAAAAGATTACTCTTTGATCAAGAAGAAAGAGTAACCGTCTCCTACATTATTAGCTCATATGTTATTATCGAACAATATTATAAGGCTTATAAGTCAATAGTCGAaagtattatttatatttttaataaaaatataaaagttttgtttgattttGTTCTAATCTATCTTATTTCACTTCTGAACATAAACTTCTTACTTATATGATTCTCCTATAGATACCAATTAATCTCATaaacttaaacttttaaattataaataaaaatctaacatATATAATCAGACTTTTTTAATTACTAAAGATACGAGACTATCCTCTCAAGATATTTGTCTTCGTCTCACACACAGACCCCACTTATTGGTATTTGTCCATAATGTTACAACTCATCTTAACctagaattttaaaatataactattttttttttaaggagttACGATAACTATTAAAATTAAATAGAGAGTGAATCTACGTGAATGATAATGTGGGATTGTATTATGTCAAAACTTTGATTGGTTAACAAGCTAACAAGATGTCTGATGCGGTCATTTGATACAATTTTGACTTGTTCTGTCAATATTGACTTCATTCACAAAAAAACACGTATCTTAGGTAGGACCAGTTTTAAGTAAAAACAGCCTAGCTTCCGATTATGGTATGTGCTTACCAGAACTCATAACATATATGTATCTTTACTATATAAAAGAATATTTCATTGACATTAGTTTaatctaaataaaaaaatcaatctaaaattatatatatatatatatatatatatatatatatatatatatatatattgatgaggatagtaattatgataagactcggctgacgtcagctgacgcctcacgcctcgatcgacgcgaCTGCACTCAGTCAATCGAACTGGAACATCGACCGAGacgcattaacgcctactcaggcgcggttcttcacgccatgccagcgcccatgtcagacgctatcagcctgcgtCCTGTAGGTGGGCACATCAAACAGCAGaaggcttccctataaataccctctcgttcatcagagaaGGGAGGGAGAGACAAAACATACAAAAAcatttcttcatctgaaaccccctccacatctgctaacttgatcgtcggaggggccgGGCCGAgtgcctcggcccgacctttgtgcaggtgcgaagccgaaggtccccttcggacgcgcaggcgaggagttcctgcccggaggagacggtTACACCGTCTCGATCGGACACCGCTCCCGAtcgcctcagcgggctcgaggaacgccccagggaggtccccgtcgtccggacccgaaccgagccgcgtcgatcccgaggccacgactcaaagttgtttcccacaacatatataattaagattttttaaagataaatgaCGATTGTAAGATTCAATTAAAaactttatattctttatttttttgattcattataaaaaataaatatataattaaaagtaTTATGGAAAATAATCATTGATGTTCTAATCGATCCAACGGGTTGAATGCTAAATTCCTAAAATGTTAGGATTTCTGATCCGTTCAAAGTCCAAATAAATAACCTGAGATGAATATGGATatgagattaaaaaataattcacaggttatttttataaaatattttattttataaaatattctataaataggTACCTTCTAACCGCTTAACTGACTATATTCGCCGGACTTTGAGTCGTAATGGTAATTGCCACGTAATCTTATTATAAGTAACATTAGGGACTCGAGCGGAAGAAACGTGTCCGAGGCCACAGGGGAGCCGTGAGCATTATAAAttgagagagggagagaaggcGCCAAGATTGTTGTTACCGCTTACCCCGTTTTCCGTTACGCTCTTCGTGCGCTCGTTTTGTCGCTAGGAAGACGACGGGAACAGAGAATCTCGGGAACGTAAGATCGCCATGGCGACGACGAGCGTGTGCCCGGCGCCGATGACGGCTACGTCGAACGGGTCGTGGGATGGGGATAACCCGCTGCACCACTCGCTGCCGCTCATCATCCTCCAGATCTGCCTCGTCCTTGTCGTCACCCGCTCCCTCGCATTCCTCCTCCGGCCGCTTCGCCAGCCCCGCGTCATCGCCGAGATCATCGTAAGCCCCGTCGATCCCCCACTCCTCTCTTTCTCGTTTAACATGCAGATTTGATTTGTCTTTACTCGTTCTACTCCTCCCGTCCTCCCCTACTCCCCCGGTTGCGGTGCTGGGTTTCCTGATTCCAAACCCTAAATCCAGTATCGGAGTAGATTCCGTGGGGAACGAACCTCCAGTCCACGAGCATGTGGGGTTGGGAATGGGATTTTGAACTGGAAACAGGGGTGGGGCATTTCGTAGGAAGCTTCATCTCGAATTCCACCGATTTGAGATAGAAAGAAAGAATTGCAACCAATACATTCGCACTCCGTAAAAGCTCGTTTTTTTCATCCTCAGGAGCAGAGAGAAGGTTCGTGCTCTTGATCATCCTCCAGATCATGGAATCGGAGTTTGGTCTTACCATTGACTTAGACGTCTAATTTGGTTGACCCATTCGTTGACTTTGACATTCGAGGACACGATTTCGATTTGGATATTTAGAGAGCAGAACAAAAAAGACCAGTAGATAGTAAGACATAGTGAGCAGCGTAGATACATCAACCAAATTCAAATACATAGTACGAATGGTAGGAAAAAAACACGTCTTTTATATC includes:
- the LOC135613085 gene encoding cation/H(+) antiporter 19-like isoform X1 yields the protein MATSSVCPAPMTATSNGSWDGDNPLHHSLPLIILQICLVLVVTRSLAFLLRPLRQPRVVAEIIGGILLGPSALGRSKRFTDNVFPKQGMTVLDTLANIGLLFFLFLVGLELDLRSIRRTGKGALAIAIAGITLPFVLGIGTSVVLRHTIVEGARQGPFLVFMGVALSITAFPVLARILAELRLLTTDLGRMAMSAAAVNDVVAWILLALAIALSGSGSPLISLWVLLTGIGFVACVAIFLRPVLAWMARRSLEGEPVKESYVCATLAIVLAAGFVTDAIGIHALFGAFMVGVVVPKDGPFAAVIIEKVEDLVSGLFLPLYFVSSGLKTNVATIRGARSWGLLVLVITNACLGKIAGTVVASLIVKIPIREAFTLGFLMNTKGLVELIVLNIGKDRKVLNDETFAIMVLMALFTTFITTPIVMGIYKPARRAAPYKHRTVERSHVDSELRVLACFHGVRNIPTIINLVEISRGIRHRPLAVYALHLMELSERSSAISMVHKARRNGLPFWNRRDNAGHMVVAFEAYQQLSAVNIRPMTAIYDLDTIHEDIVASALQKRAALILLPFHKMQQLDGTLESVGHPYHLINQRVLRHAPCSVAIVVDRGLGGTAQVSSSEVSYTVVVLFFGGPDDREALSYGGLMAEHPGIALTVLRFLPAPVENVDRSAEDEACISKFRSNSQSSDGSLTYEESAAADMAGIIAAIKNLGRRNLFLVGRSPPAVALVEKSDCPELGPVGSYLVSAEFSTTASVLIIQRYDPSRETSRLVEQVEAAEVADMPDTPLALVTPERSLRA
- the LOC135613085 gene encoding cation/H(+) antiporter 19-like isoform X2 translates to MTVLDTLANIGLLFFLFLVGLELDLRSIRRTGKGALAIAIAGITLPFVLGIGTSVVLRHTIVEGARQGPFLVFMGVALSITAFPVLARILAELRLLTTDLGRMAMSAAAVNDVVAWILLALAIALSGSGSPLISLWVLLTGIGFVACVAIFLRPVLAWMARRSLEGEPVKESYVCATLAIVLAAGFVTDAIGIHALFGAFMVGVVVPKDGPFAAVIIEKVEDLVSGLFLPLYFVSSGLKTNVATIRGARSWGLLVLVITNACLGKIAGTVVASLIVKIPIREAFTLGFLMNTKGLVELIVLNIGKDRKVLNDETFAIMVLMALFTTFITTPIVMGIYKPARRAAPYKHRTVERSHVDSELRVLACFHGVRNIPTIINLVEISRGIRHRPLAVYALHLMELSERSSAISMVHKARRNGLPFWNRRDNAGHMVVAFEAYQQLSAVNIRPMTAIYDLDTIHEDIVASALQKRAALILLPFHKMQQLDGTLESVGHPYHLINQRVLRHAPCSVAIVVDRGLGGTAQVSSSEVSYTVVVLFFGGPDDREALSYGGLMAEHPGIALTVLRFLPAPVENVDRSAEDEACISKFRSNSQSSDGSLTYEESAAADMAGIIAAIKNLGRRNLFLVGRSPPAVALVEKSDCPELGPVGSYLVSAEFSTTASVLIIQRYDPSRETSRLVEQVEAAEVADMPDTPLALVTPERSLRA